The nucleotide window GTGActtcaacaataacatcgccgaacaccgctatcgactgggactctgctacgtgtttaacctacagtaacgactactatcaacgaattacactcgaaagctggtttactaacttagaataGATTGCCCTAGATCGTTCTCAACCACTTCCCGCACCTTTCAAATttacaggaaacagtaacacctcGTTTATCATTCATCTTACAACCCAAATATTTGCATAAAGTGtctccgcacacgtcttcagaggcaatcacatcacgcattcaccaacggctactctatctactgaccaatcaatcgctgaccagggtttttgaattttcaactgactaagactaccacttgactctgaagatggcctccgcacaggttgtcgatacgtcagtcactaacagaaggactccaatcacccaaatgatctttttcaatcaaggtacccTTTATAATGGATGTCAAAACCAGTTCAGGACTGTAAGCCAAATGGCCCTGAACATTGGGGAAGAAGAACGAGTTCATATGTTTTATTGTGCATTCTCCAGTTTCAAGACGTTTTCAGTGTGCTTCAGTGATTTTTTCCACTTGTCTGTCCTATGAGTTAGAAAATGATATTTCaaatcttcaataaattctttgtattgggaaaactgTAATGGGCTGCGTGCAGAGCGGAGTAACTTGTCGCTGTCATATCCAAGAAGACAAGTGAAATTGACGCTCAAAAATGTCGGTGGTGACGAACGGTAGAATGTTTTAGCTTCAAGAATAGCTTCTGAAGAGTCAATGTTGTGTCTGATAACTTGAACTCGACAGAAATTTGAATTAACTGAATCATGTGAATCGTGTAATTGTTTATTGAGCCGGTTATTTTATGCCGATTTCCAAATATCGAAGGACCAATGAAAACTTAAATCGTACACTGAGCTTGAAGGCGAAAGATGCGAAAGCTGGAGGCCGAGAGTCGAATGTAGAGTCCGATCGAactgaaatacaacaaatataATAGGATAAAAATAAGCTATTGAAACCGGCGTAACAGCAGACGATGATACTAACATTGAAAAATATAGAAACTAAGTTTAGGAGTAGAAATGCCGTACACATAATTATGTATGCGAATAAAGCATTGACATGGAAACTAACAACTGAAAACATATAAAGTTGATATCAATGCACTATTAATATGCAAGACGAGACATGGGTTCTTAAATCTACCTGCTGAGAAATACTGAAACTTAACGTCCTAAAAGGCATTGTACAGTCCATAACTCGTCACTAGTGTACTTAGCAACCGTATAtagggtaaagaaaataaaaggacTCACGTTTTAGTCTGCGAAGCACTTGCAAGGAGATAGAGAACGAAAGACGGATAACAAATTAATGGTTTGAACTAACGATAGCGAGCACACTTAGAAACTGAACTCTGAATGGATAGGTTACTTGTATCCAcagaacaaaccaaaaaactaaaCTATGATTGGTTAAGGTGGAGGCCGTATTTCGCGAATTCTGCGCCAAGAAGAACAGACGTCTAGTTCTCGAATTCCTTTGAGTTCCACCAAGAGTTCAGATATGTTTGCAACTTGTGTTGTGTCATTACTTTGTGGTTGCATTTTGTTAAATATTCCGTTATTTCTTGGTCAATATGGAATCCTGGCATTTGCCAACTAATTTAAGCACCAACAGAATTTTCCGGGAGGGCAAGTCCCCAGACCCCCCTCGCATGTCGCACCTTTGTCTTCCTATGAACGCTAAGGTGCCCATATTGTCTCTCTATTCATTATGCTCCACCAAGGCTTACCAACAAAAAACGCCTAGGAACACCCCTGATAATGATGTGTTACATACATCTTTTACTCAAATCTTTCTGACTGGAAATAAGATTCATCAATATCCAACCAGATTCTCTGACTTTCACCGATAGCATACCTGTACAACAAATACTAAAAAGTTTTCGATCCTGTTTCAAGATCCCAGAATATGGAATTCTTTACCAAACAACATCAGAAATGGACCGAATTTAAATATATTCAAGCGTGTGATCAAACGATTTTCCAAGTTCAAACAGGATTTAATCTAAATAGTTATGGCTAATATACAAGTCTTTTCAGTGTTTAAGTAATTGCTGGTGGGTTAAATTTCTACCTTCATAGGCTCTGCTTCTCGGAGATTACCCCGCCACAGTCACTACTTACAAGTTATTCTTCAACTTTAAATTTAATGTTAATTAACTTATTTATTATCGCTTTATTTTACTTCTAACTTATTCTGAGTGGAAAATACTgaatcaaataaaagaaaataagtgaaaaaaactcgatagttgagaatgtcaactgAAATTAGGAGTGTTTTCATTTGCAGGGTAGCGATGTAATTTTGAGATTAACCCCTTTTTACGACGATCAATCCTTTTTCAGgcttttttgaaaagaaaaaggaagaaagaagcaGTGGTCTAGCTTGAAAAGGTTCTTATCTGAGAGCCCCGATGCAGACAGAAATAAAGTAAATTTCTAGTACCTGAAATACAATTTACCGACAGTTATGAATTCTCAAAATGATTTTACATGCAATCGTTGCCTTTGCCTATACGGTCGCTCAAATTGACTGCGGATTGGTGCTTAATTTCGGTATTTGATTTCTTACTGAAATATCTCCAATACTATAAGTCGCAGTATGTATTTAAGAAGCCGGTGCGACTTTTATCCAGTCACCTTGTTCATCTCGATGATTTGACTCCCGCTAACTGCATTTGCTGAGCCACACCAAACTAGTACTCTTGTGGCTTTCCTAAACCCCTTCATTCTTAAGGTGTAAACTAAAGGATTTACAAAGGAGTTAGcgtagaagaagaagaagaacgatTGCTTGATATCAACCTGGGCCTCAGCGGATAAACCTCTCAATCTTGTGCTTACTTCAAGGACACTATACAAAAAATGGGGAAGAAAAGCAAGTGTGCTGAGAACAATGACAACCAATAAGGTGACTGTAAGTTTCCTTTCAGATGACACTGCACCAGATGAGTACGGAGCGACTTTTCTTTTCACGATCAGAGCAATTATCGCCAAGGAGACAGTAACAGTGAAAAGCACTGATATTATGAGCGAAGCCTCGATGTATTCATTAGCTTGTGGTGCAATCAGGAAAAGCACAGCGCCTACAGATGCTTGGACGAGAGCTAAGAACCAAATGCAGACAACGGCCTTGAAGTAAAACCAGTCTGACATCAAACAGTGTCTAAACGGAAATAGGGTCGCATGGAGGCGTTCCAGCGATAGCAATGCGAGGTTAAGCAGGGAACAAGCTGTAAATACGTTCTCCAAAAGCTTGACAATGAATTTCCCCCAGCCGAATCCACTACCAGGTTCAAATGTCATGATATGGTAAATATGCAACGGTCCGGACACTGTTCCAACGAAAAAGTCAGCAATCGTCAGGTTTATGATAAGGTAGGTCGTGCACTTGCGCAAGTGACGATTTCTTGCGAAAGTGAGAATGGTGAAACCGTTTATAATAGATATCACAATCAGTTCCACGACAAAGACTGTGAGCCACCTGAACACTGGGGAAGAAGAACTAGTTCCTGTTTCATTGCGCATTCTCGAGTTTCAAGGCTATCTAAAGATGCTTCAGTGACGTTTCCTCTTGTCTGTCCTATGagtaagaacaaaaaattgaaatcttcagttatttctttgttttaaaatatttaaggTGTATTGGGCTGAGCGCAGAGCGGACTTAAGTCACTCCAAGACGACAAGAGGAATTGAGACTCAAAAAGTACGGAACCAGTAAATTTAATGGCGTTGTTGCGGTCCACGAACGTAGAAACCTTGTGTAATATACTTTCCCGGTTATGGGATATGATCTAATAGAGGCTACTGGAATTGGCGGTAGCTTTCATTGATACACTATCTACAAAACGCTGCTTACTAAGAAACGTTTTTCTTTATCGGGAAACTGGGTGAAACGCACGGGGACGCTTCTGAAAACCTATTGTTTAAACTGCGcaacaaagtaaaaacaaatttattgcaCATAATGACCGTCTGGGAATTTCCTGATTTTAACACTATCTTCTTTATCCGGCAGAGACGTTCTCATTATACGTGTTACTTACAAAGTGCATAAAACAACTTCCTGTTTCGTTCCTCGTGGAAAATCCGCATTCTATGTAACGGCACGCCGTCTAAAATGCGTCAAATTCGTTAAGTGCGAAAACAATTCCAAATTAGATAAGAGAGCTTTCACGATCTTTCGAGACGAACTTGTAATTAAGCAAGGgttaaaagtttcaaatttcaaaacacGTAAACAATTTGGCCGAGTGGTGTGATGTTATTTCTCCAATTAAGCGGTTTTTATGTCGTATGTAGCTGGTTAGATATCGATGATATGAGGGTATGGATGGGGTTCACTGATAGCTGAGATTCGGCCAAAATTTTTAGTGTTGGCTGAGAACGATGTGTTGTTTAGCTAAAGGCTAAGAATTTTTGAGTAACTGTTGAGATTAGTAAACTGTGCCTGAACATCTTCTCTGTGAAAATTACCAAGAAATAGGCCAATTTTAACATTAACCCTTGACAGTATCATCGGGTTTCATTACGATCAAAGGAAGTTTTGGAGCACTATTCGACCTTATATCCAATCGCGCAAGCAGAAGAATTCTAATTGGTATTATTATATAAGAATAGcccaggcccgggttgctcgaagcatggttagcgctaaccagcgttaaataccgtggaaacctataggttttaatacctcttaaccaacggttagcgctaaccaggcttcgaacaaccggtcCCAGAGCTCAAACCTATGCCCTCTAAtatttttaaaacacttttaaaaattatgtATTCTATATTGTCAAACTGTGCAATCTTTTCTTCCACGGAAATCCGGATCCGTGGATCAAGGTGGAAACGGCAATATACTCCCCTGATGCGCTATTACTGTAAATGGTAGAATCTGGACGACATCAAGACAAAAGATTCAGAATACCAAGCCACTGTCATAggcaaaacacaaaaaaacgaATTTTAGGTGCCAAAACCTCCTTTCCTTCTGTACAAAAGCCCGCTCCAAAACACTAAAGTGtcgagaaacgagaccattttaaTAATTGGCAatcattcaaaggctatagcctttgcaaaatcctcaatttgggtcaaacattcaaattcgaaaaaacatgtcaaaatccattctacaaatctttacagttgttctctgcaaaacacCGCGCtctaaaaaaaacacgaaatagtCCAGAAATCggaacattttaaaaatcggccatcatgcaaaggctatagcctttgcaaaatccttactttgagggaaaaattaaaattccaaaaaacatgtcaaaatcaattctacaaatcatttacagttgttctgtgcaacaaAACTCTCCAACAAACACTAAAGACTCGAGAAAtgtgaccattttgaaaatcggccatcatgcaaacgctatagcctttgcaaaatccatactttgggtcaaaagttaaaattaaaaaaaaaaagtctccaCTCTTCAACTCACTTACAGCTGTTCTGTGCTgcaaaaccactccaaaaaacactaaatagtccagaaatgagaccatttcaaAAATCGACAATCATTCAAaggctttgcaaaatagtcactttgcatcaaaaattaaaattccacaaaacatatcaaaatccattctacagatcatttacagttgttctacccaaaagaccgctccaaaaagaactaaatagacaacaaatgagaccattttgagaaTCCGTAATcgtgcaaaagctatagcctttgcaaaatcctcactttgggtcaaaaattcaaattccataaaaacatgtcaaaatccattctacaattcaaagcggacagacagcaaatgatagtagttgctaaaaaatatatctgtgttgcaactgttcatcagtaggatgcctaaaatgtgtgcaattctacaattggtttcggctccattaaatcctataccaattgcagaacatttcaggaggagccacccacaatgtgagcacagttacggacaacacatatatatgagtaaggaaaataatgcaaagtaaaatgaagacgttatttaacgaactaaatacacacgtcaattaaatgaataaataatgcacgcgcagaaaataaaattgcgcgcgcacgcgtattaagatacaactgaaaaataatctaagtaataaataagtaagtaatgtaaggatacgatggggccaTTCAAGCTTGGagggcaaatctcatctcccgcagtttacagttgttccgtgcaaaacaccgctccaaaaacactaaatagaTGAGAaataacaccattttgaaaatcggccattatgcaaagcctatagcctttgcaaaatccttactatgggtcaaaaattcaaattgcaaAAAACCTGAAAAAATCCATTCTACTAATCATTTGCAGTTGTCCTGTGCACAAAACTGATCCAAAAAACGCTAAATAGTCGAGAAAtaagactattttgaaaatcggccactatgcaagggctatagcctttgcaaaattctcactttggttcagatattaaaattccaaaaaaacctgtccaaatccattctacaaatcatttacagttgttctgttcaaaaaacccctcgaagaaacactaaatacacgagaaatgagaccattttgaaaatcagccatcatgcaaaagctatagcctttcaaaaatcctcactttgggtcaaaaaataaaattaaaaaaaacctcTCCAAATCCCTTCTCCAAATCATTAACACTAGCTTTGTCctaaaaaccgctcgaaaaacactaaatagaCTAGAGAtgagcctatagcctttgcaaaattctcagtttgggtcaaaaattcaaattgcaaaaaacctgacacaatccattctacacatcatttacagtttttctgtgcaaaaaaaccgctccaaaagacactaaatagtcgagaaatcagcgcattttgaaaataagccgTCATGCAAGGGcaatagcccttgcaaaatcatcactttggttcaaaaattaaagttaaaaaaaaactgtcaaaatccattctacaaatcatttacacttctTCTGTGCTAAAAACCGCTCGTGAAAACACTAAATAgacgagaaatgagaccattttaaaaatccgccattatgcaaagcctatagcctatccaaaatcctcaccttgggtcaaaaattctaattctaaaaaacatgtccaaatctattctacaaatgatttacagttgttccgtgcaaaaaaccgttccaaaaaagagtaaatagtcgagaaatgaggccattttcaaaatttgcccttatgcaaatgctatagcctttccaaaatcctcactttgggtctaagaacaaaattccaaaaaacctgtccaaatccattctacaaatcagttacagttgttctgtgcaaaaaaaagctcaaaaaacactaaatactcgacaaatgagaccattttgaaaatcgaacatcatgaaaaggctatagcctttctaaaatcctcactttgggtcaaaaattccaATTCTAAAAAACTgtccaaatccattctacaaatcatttacagctgttctgtgcaaaaaacagctaaaaaaaaaacactgaaaaatcGAGAAATCAGACCACTTTGagaatcagccatcatgcaaaggctatagcttttttaaaataatgactttgggtcaaaaattaaaatcccaaaaaacatgtcaaaatccacactacaaatcatttacagttgttctgtgcaaaaaaccgctccaaaaaacgctAAGTAGTCGAGAAATAAGACCTTTTTGAAatttggccatcatgcaaaggcaaaatcctcactttgggtcaaaaattaaaaatccaaaaaaccTGTCCAAATCCATTCAACAATTCATTTACAGTTGCTccgtgcaaaaaaccactccaaaagaAATTAACAGTcgggaaatgagaccattttgaaaatcggccatcatgcaaaggctatagcctttgcaaaatcctcaatttgggtcaaaaattacaattcaaaAAAACCTGTCTAAATCCaatctacaaatcatttacagttgttctgtacTAAATAGTCcagaaattagaccatttttaaaatcggccatcatgcaaaggctatagctattggaaaatcctcactttgggtcaaaaattcaaattccaaaaaacatgtcaaaatccattctacaaatcatttgcagttgttctgtgcaaaaaaccgctacaaaaaacactaaatattcgagaaatgagaccatttttaaaatggcccattatgcaaaggctatagcccatgcaaaatcctcactttgtgtcaaaaatcaaaattccaaaaaacatgtcaaaatccattctacaattcttttacagttgttctgtgcaaaaaaccgctccaaaaaacactaaatattcgagaaataagaccattttgaaaatcgcccatcttgcaaaggctatagcccacgcaaaatcctcactttgggtcaaaaatcaaaattccaaaaaacatgtcaaaatccattctacaaatcatttacagttgttctgtgcaaaaaaccgctccaaaaaacactaaatactcgagaaatgagaccattttgaaaatcgcccattatgcaaaggctatagcccatgcaaaatcctcactttgggtcacactttaaaattcaaaaaaacatgtcaaaatccattctacaaatcatttacagttgttctatgcaaaaaccggctccaaaaaaaaaaaaatagtctaaaaatgagaccattttgaatatcggccatcatgcaaaggctatagctattggaaaatcctcactttgggtcaaaacttaaatttccaaaaaacctgtcgaAATCCatgctacaaatcatttacagctattctgtgcaaaaaaccgccccaaaaaacactaaataggcgagaaatgagaccatttgaaaactcggccatcatgcaaaggctatagcctttgcaaaatcctcattttgagtgaaaaactaaaattccaaaaaacctgtctaaatccatttttcaaatcatttttcaaaaaaacccctccaaaaaaccctaaatagtcgagaaattagaccattttgaaaatcggccatcatgcaaaggctatagccattgcaaaatcctcactttaggtgaaaatctaaaattctaaaaaatttgttcaaatgCATTCTACTACAAGTCATTTACAGTTggtttgtgcaaaaaaaccgctccaagaaacactaaatagtcgagaaacagaccatttttaaaattggccgtcaaacaaaggctatagcatttccaaaaattcccaaaaattaaaattccaaaagacgtCTCCAactccattctaaaaatcatttacagttgttccgtgcaaaaaaccgctcccaaaaacacaaaaatagtcgagaaatgagaccattttaaaaatccggcattatgcaaagcctataacctttccaaaatcctcactttgggtcaaaaattaaaattccaaaaaacctgtcgaAATCAGTTCTACAAAATCGTTAACagttgttctgttaaaaaaaccgctccagaaaacacaaaaatagtcgagaaatgaaaccattttgaaaatcggccatcatgcaaaggctatagcctttgaaaaattctcactttgggtgaaaaattaaaattccaaaaaacctgtcaaaatccattctacaaatcatttacagttgttctgtccaaaaaaccgctccaaaaaacactaaatagtcgagaaatgacaccagtttggaaatcgaccatcatgccaagggtatagcctttggaaaatcctcactttgggtcaaaaattaaaattccaaaaaacctgtccAAATCGAtactacaaatcatttatagttgttctgtgcaaaaaaccgctataaaaacactaaatagtaaaaaaaagagagaccattttgaaaatcggccattatgcaaaggctatagcttttgcaaaatcctcactttgggtcaaaaattaaaattccaaaacacctgtcaaaatccattctacaaatcatttacagttgttgtttgcaaaaaaccgctccaaaaaacactaaatagtcgagaaatgagaccattttgaaaatcggccatcatgcaaaggctatagcctttgcaaaatcctcattttgagtgaaaaactaaaattccaaaaaacctgtctaaatccatttttcaaatcatttttcaaaaaaacccctccaaaaaaccctaaatagtcgagaaattagaccattttgaaaatcggccatcatgcaaaggctatagccattgcaaaatcctcactttaggtgaaaatctaaaattctaaaaaatttgttcaaatgCATTCTACTACAAGTCATTTACAGTTggtttgtgcaaaaaaaccgctccaagaaacactaaatagtcgagaaacagaccatttttaaaattggccgtcaaacaaaggctatagcatttccaaaaattcccaaaaattaaaattccaaaagacgtCTCCAactccattctaaaaatcatttacagttgttccgtgcaaaaaaccgctcccaaaaacacaaaaatagtcgagaaatgagaccattttaaaaatccggcattatgcaaagcctataacctttccaaaatcctcactttgggtcaaaaattaaaattccaaaaaacctgtcgaAATCAGTTCTACAAAATCGTTAACagttgttctgttaaaaaaaccgctccagaaaacacaaaaatagtcgagaaatgaaaccattttgaaaatcggccatcatgcaaaggctatagcctttgaaaaattctcactttgggtgaaaaattaaaattccaaaaaacctgtcaaaatccattctacaaatcatttacagttgttctgtccaaaaaaccgctccaaaaaacactaaatagtcgagaaatgacaccagtttggaaatcgaccatcatgccaagggtatagcctttggaaaatcctcactttgggtcaaaaattaaaattccaaaaaacctgtccAAATCGAtactacaaatcatttatagttgttctgtgcaaaaaaccgctataaaaacactaaatagtaaaaaaaagagagaccattttgaaaatcggccattatgcaaaggctatagcttttgcaaaatcctcactttgggtcaaaaattaaaattccaaaacacctgtcaaaatccattctacaaaacatttacagttgttctgtgcgaaaaaccgctccaaaaaacactaaatagtcgaga belongs to Acropora muricata isolate sample 2 chromosome 9, ASM3666990v1, whole genome shotgun sequence and includes:
- the LOC136927920 gene encoding alpha-1A adrenergic receptor-like, translating into MRNETGTSSSSPVFRWLTVFVVELIVISIINGFTILTFARNRHLRKCTTYLIINLTIADFFVGTVSGPLHIYHIMTFEPGSGFGWGKFIVKLLENVFTACSLLNLALLSLERLHATLFPFRHCLMSDWFYFKAVVCIWFLALVQASVGAVLFLIAPQANEYIEASLIISVLFTVTVSLAIIALIVKRKVAPYSSGAVSSERKLTVTLLVVIVLSTLAFLPHFLYSVLEVSTRLRGLSAEAQVDIKQSFFFFFYANSFVNPLVYTLRMKGFRKATRVLVWCGSANAVSGSQIIEMNKVTG